One Gopherus flavomarginatus isolate rGopFla2 chromosome 13, rGopFla2.mat.asm, whole genome shotgun sequence DNA window includes the following coding sequences:
- the PANX3 gene encoding pannexin-3 codes for MSIAHTAAEYMLSDALLPEPSGSRAKGLRLELPCDRVVKFVAVGLPLFLVSLAFAREFSMGTQISCFSPANFTGKQSAYVDTSCWDSLIHYEFDAAGNTTAKSLWTLKAFPYSLLLIAVAMYLPSLLWRYTAAPALNSDLLFIIDELDKSYNRSIRLVQHMVKVRQASTDARLFWEEFEKARRERYFEFPLLERYLACKQRSHSLVGAYLLRNLLLLLLITATCLYLGFLHLRVFFQDEFSCSIKTGLLRDEPHVPDVIPCKLVFFSVFQLISISNGGGYVLLAPVVIYNMLQLLQWDKRLLSIYEMLPAFDLLSRKMLTCPLNDLNIILLFLQANISELKSFSRLNAVCALREVTSSPQHIDTVVDFMTLLAGLETSKPKHSACAAGAEGNPPSPSSEILEIEPTGEAKRNAGPKPSLPGSA; via the exons ATGTCTATCGCACATACGGCGGCCGAGTACATGCTCTCTGATGCTTTGCTCCCGGAACCCAGCGGCTCCCGAGCCAAAGGCCTTCGCCTGGAGTTACCGTGCGACCGCGTTGTGAAGTTTGTTGCGGTGGGCCTGCCCCTGTTCCTGGTGTCCCTGGCATTTGCGCGGGAGTTTTCCATGG GGACCCAGATCAGCTGTTTCTCGCCCGCCAACTTCACAGGGAAGCAGTCTGCATACGTTGATACGTCTTGCTGGGATTCCTTGATCCACTATGAATTTGATGCTGCTGGAAACACTACAGCCAAATCCCTCTGGACTCTCAAG GCCTTCCCCTACTCCCTGCTGCTCATCGCGGTGGCCATGTACCTGCCCTCCCTGCTGTGGCGATACACAGCTGCGCCTGCGCTGAACAGCGACCTGCTCTTCATCATCGATGAGCTGGACAAGTCCTACAACCGCTCCATCCGCCTGGTGCAGCACATGGTGAAGGTCCGCCAAGCCAGCACGGATGCCCGGCTCTTCTGGGAGGAGTTTGAGAA GGCTCGCAGGGAGCGGTACTTTGAGTTCCCACTGCTGGAGCGGTACCTGGCCTGCAAGCAGCGCTCGCACTCGCTGGTGGGCGCCTACCTGCTGCggaacctgctgctgctgctgctcatcaCTGCTACCTGTCTCTACCTGGGATTCCTCCACCTCCGCGTCTTTTTCCAAGATGAATTCAGCTGCTCCATCAAGACAGGGCTCCTGCGAGATGAGCCCCATGTTCCCGATGTGATTCCCTGCAAGCTGGTCTTCTTCTCTGTCTTCCAGCTGATCAGCATCTCCAACGGGGGTGGCTATGTCCTCCTGGCACCTGTGGTCATCTACAACAtgctgcagctcctccagtgGGACAAGCGCCTCCTGTCCATCTACGAGATGCTGCCTGCCTTCGACCTCCTCAGCAGGAAGATGCTGACCTGCCCCTTGAACGACCTGAACATCATCCTCCTGTTCTTGCAGGCCAATATCTCTGAGCTCAAGTCTTTCAGCAGACTGAACGCGGTGTGCGCGCTGAGGGAGGTCACCTCCAGCCCACAGCACATCGACACCGTGGTGGATTTCATGACCCTCCTCGCTGGCTTGGAGACATCCAAACCGAAACACTCGGCTTGCGCTGCAGGGGCTGAAGGAAACCCTCCTTCTCCAAGCAGCGAGATCCTAG AAATAGAACCCACAGGAGAAGCTAAAAGAAACGCTGGCCCCAAGCCCAGCCTGCCTGGCTCTGCCTGA
- the RPUSD4 gene encoding pseudouridylate synthase RPUSD4, mitochondrial isoform X2 has translation MAVLGSIGLRLWGPAPALSQSLRAFSTTHGAAAAVSAEQLAEKLRAQKREEQKREEPKNPVLRRVRELSELSKQLQRVHPNVLAKELKHRILYQNEELVVIDKPYGLPVHGGPGIQNCITDVLPILAKMLDGMKAEPLHLCHRLDKETTGVMVLARDKDTAHRIQCLFKTRQVEKKYWTISVGLPVPSEGLVDIPIVEKEVQSHQSHYKMTLAPNYRISPENEKMVKVRRNRDAHSAVTRYRILASSPSCSLLELQPITGVKHQLRVHLAYGLGCPILGDHKYAHWSKLAPQKLPENTLMRLGLEQAKVRHLPLHLHAHQLTLPTGTCGDKELHLVCRPPRFFRNTLKRLKLEIPESLEK, from the exons ATGGCGGTGCTGGGGAGCATCGGGCTGCGCCTCTGGGGCCCTGCGCCCGCTCTGAGTCAGAGCCTCCGGGCCTTCTCCACCACCCACGGGGCAGCCGCCGCGGTGAGCGCGGAGCAGCTGGCGGAGAAGCTGAGGGCCCAAAAGCGTGAGGAACAGAAACGGGAG GAGCCTAAAAACCCAGTATTGAGGCGGGTCCGAGAACTGTCCGAGCTCAGCAAGCAGCTGCAGCGGGTTCACCCCAACGTACTGGCCAAGGAACTGAAGCACAGGATCCTATACCAGAATGAAGAGCTTGTGGTGATTGACAAACCCTATGGCCTCCCTGTGCACG GTGGCCCTGGGATCCAGAATTGCATCACCGATGTGCTGCCAATTTTGGCCAAGATGCTGGATGGCATGAAAGCGGAACCCCTGCACCTGTGTCACCGGCTGGACAAGGAGACGACGGGCGTGATGGTGCTAGCACGGGACAAGGACACAGCACATCGGATTCAGTGCCTCTTCAAAACGCGACAGGTGGAGAAGAAATACTG GACGATCAGCGTGGGGCTCCCAGTCCCCTCGGAGGGGCTGGTGGATATTCCCATTGTGGAGAAGGAAGTGCAGAGCCACCAGTCGCACTATAAG atgACGCTGGCACCGAACTACCGCATATCTCCCGAGAATGAGAAGATGGTGAAAGTGCGCCGGAACAGAGATGCCCACAGTGCTGTGACCCGGTACCGCATTCTGGCTAGTTCTCCTTCTTGTTCcctcctggagctccagccaaTCACAG GAGTGAAGCACCAGCTCCGGGTCCACCTGGCCTATGGATTGGGGTGTCCAATCCTCGGAGACCACAAATACGCACATTGGAGCAAATTGGCACCCCAG AAGCTTCCCGAGAACACTCTGATGAGACTGGGGTTGGAACAGGCCAAAGTGCGTCACCTCCCTCTCCACCTGCATGCCCACCAGCTCACCCTGCCCACAGGGACCTGCGGGGACAAAGAGCTGCACCTGGTCTGCAGGCCGCCCCGTTTCTTCAGAAACACTTTAAAGCGGCTGAAGCTGGAGATTCCAGAGTCGCTAGAGAAGTGA
- the RPUSD4 gene encoding pseudouridylate synthase RPUSD4, mitochondrial isoform X1 encodes MLCWRLSENAQASPLKEPKNPVLRRVRELSELSKQLQRVHPNVLAKELKHRILYQNEELVVIDKPYGLPVHGGPGIQNCITDVLPILAKMLDGMKAEPLHLCHRLDKETTGVMVLARDKDTAHRIQCLFKTRQVEKKYWTISVGLPVPSEGLVDIPIVEKEVQSHQSHYKMTLAPNYRISPENEKMVKVRRNRDAHSAVTRYRILASSPSCSLLELQPITGVKHQLRVHLAYGLGCPILGDHKYAHWSKLAPQKLPENTLMRLGLEQAKVRHLPLHLHAHQLTLPTGTCGDKELHLVCRPPRFFRNTLKRLKLEIPESLEK; translated from the exons ATGCTGTGCTGGAGGCTTTCAGAGAATGCTCAGGCTAGCCCTCTAAAG GAGCCTAAAAACCCAGTATTGAGGCGGGTCCGAGAACTGTCCGAGCTCAGCAAGCAGCTGCAGCGGGTTCACCCCAACGTACTGGCCAAGGAACTGAAGCACAGGATCCTATACCAGAATGAAGAGCTTGTGGTGATTGACAAACCCTATGGCCTCCCTGTGCACG GTGGCCCTGGGATCCAGAATTGCATCACCGATGTGCTGCCAATTTTGGCCAAGATGCTGGATGGCATGAAAGCGGAACCCCTGCACCTGTGTCACCGGCTGGACAAGGAGACGACGGGCGTGATGGTGCTAGCACGGGACAAGGACACAGCACATCGGATTCAGTGCCTCTTCAAAACGCGACAGGTGGAGAAGAAATACTG GACGATCAGCGTGGGGCTCCCAGTCCCCTCGGAGGGGCTGGTGGATATTCCCATTGTGGAGAAGGAAGTGCAGAGCCACCAGTCGCACTATAAG atgACGCTGGCACCGAACTACCGCATATCTCCCGAGAATGAGAAGATGGTGAAAGTGCGCCGGAACAGAGATGCCCACAGTGCTGTGACCCGGTACCGCATTCTGGCTAGTTCTCCTTCTTGTTCcctcctggagctccagccaaTCACAG GAGTGAAGCACCAGCTCCGGGTCCACCTGGCCTATGGATTGGGGTGTCCAATCCTCGGAGACCACAAATACGCACATTGGAGCAAATTGGCACCCCAG AAGCTTCCCGAGAACACTCTGATGAGACTGGGGTTGGAACAGGCCAAAGTGCGTCACCTCCCTCTCCACCTGCATGCCCACCAGCTCACCCTGCCCACAGGGACCTGCGGGGACAAAGAGCTGCACCTGGTCTGCAGGCCGCCCCGTTTCTTCAGAAACACTTTAAAGCGGCTGAAGCTGGAGATTCCAGAGTCGCTAGAGAAGTGA